The following are from one region of the Stigmatella ashevillena genome:
- a CDS encoding site-specific recombinase, with amino-acid sequence MDAFCLRYAPRAPGHAAVRDLCRLLYVIPSEDREARDAWVERCIAWLREPRSASGLHEEEEPQPLAASRLKLLVRVLEGERTTRLSLSRLVGAICAEAHGLKLFAQVGLADHPGFLSELADRVLQRLLPTPPDPERLSDLLHLFPKPEDVTWLESLPAGSLARLLALVGEPPPPLPDPGMVFRAHLVDALMLLATRTAAQGLAEEVRDRSPGMAFRASPFLRLRRTCDGVLARNAAPDTLRELETAVADCRSVTDTVTQHLEQSGLSVKLVYRLDAIRGGLDRLEAIARVLGASPGEARCREGLALILHLLRQAHEERSVRELAKTHLRLMARTTIERVGHSGEHPLISTRAEFHAMVHSASGGGLLAAVTAALSLFLDKLPLAPFFTGLVSTFNYAGSFVLMQFLGLTLAARQPSMTAAMLAGAMGGKGPRPGRLERLEELIPCLTRSQLAALLGNLSCVLLASVGLTLLYHQSTGRPLLEPEQAQSVIDSLHPWRSATLAWAALTGALLWAASLASGWLENFFVYRRLPEALAHHRGLQRLLGDAGAHGLAGFMLRHVGGIGGALTLGVLLAVVPKVGSFFGLPLEVRHVTLSLGSLALAGGALGAQAVLTWGFFAALLGTLGIAVLNIGVSFALALTVALRARDITSQESWRLLRWVGLRLMKEPRSFLLPPPVPPAPAAPEQPVPAPAQTEG; translated from the coding sequence ATGGATGCCTTCTGCCTGCGGTACGCCCCACGCGCTCCGGGGCACGCGGCCGTGAGGGACCTGTGCCGGTTGCTGTACGTCATTCCCAGTGAGGACCGAGAGGCGAGGGATGCCTGGGTCGAACGCTGCATTGCGTGGCTGAGAGAGCCGCGCTCCGCCTCTGGGCTGCACGAGGAGGAGGAGCCCCAGCCCCTGGCCGCCTCCCGTCTGAAGCTGCTGGTCCGAGTACTGGAGGGCGAGCGCACCACGCGGCTGTCCCTGTCCCGGCTGGTAGGCGCCATCTGTGCCGAGGCGCATGGCCTGAAGCTCTTCGCCCAAGTGGGGCTCGCGGACCATCCGGGATTCCTCTCCGAGCTGGCGGACCGCGTGCTGCAGCGCCTCCTGCCGACCCCGCCCGACCCCGAGCGCCTCTCGGACCTGCTGCACCTGTTTCCAAAGCCCGAGGATGTCACCTGGCTGGAATCCCTGCCCGCGGGGTCCCTGGCCCGGCTCCTGGCCCTGGTGGGAGAACCTCCGCCCCCGCTGCCCGATCCCGGAATGGTGTTCCGGGCCCACCTCGTGGATGCGCTCATGCTGCTGGCCACGCGGACCGCGGCGCAAGGCCTGGCCGAGGAGGTCCGCGACCGCAGCCCGGGCATGGCCTTCCGCGCCTCGCCCTTCCTGCGCTTGCGCCGCACGTGTGATGGCGTGCTCGCCCGGAATGCCGCACCGGACACGCTCCGGGAGCTGGAAACCGCCGTGGCGGATTGCCGGAGCGTGACGGACACCGTCACCCAGCACCTGGAGCAGTCCGGGCTGAGCGTGAAGCTGGTGTACCGGCTGGACGCCATCCGGGGCGGGCTGGACCGGCTGGAGGCCATCGCGCGGGTGCTGGGCGCCTCGCCCGGGGAAGCGCGCTGCCGTGAAGGGCTGGCGCTGATCCTCCACCTGCTGCGGCAGGCGCACGAGGAGCGCTCCGTGCGCGAGTTGGCGAAGACCCACCTGCGGCTCATGGCGCGCACCACCATCGAGCGTGTCGGCCACTCGGGCGAGCACCCCCTCATCTCCACGCGGGCCGAGTTCCACGCCATGGTGCACTCGGCCTCCGGGGGAGGGCTGCTCGCCGCCGTCACCGCCGCCCTCAGCCTCTTCCTCGACAAGCTGCCGCTGGCTCCCTTCTTCACGGGCCTCGTCTCCACCTTCAATTACGCGGGCAGCTTCGTGCTGATGCAGTTCCTGGGCCTCACGCTGGCCGCCCGGCAACCGTCGATGACGGCCGCCATGCTGGCGGGCGCCATGGGCGGAAAGGGTCCCCGGCCTGGACGGCTGGAGCGGCTGGAGGAACTCATCCCCTGCCTCACCCGGTCCCAGCTCGCGGCGCTGCTGGGCAACCTGAGCTGCGTCCTGCTCGCCTCGGTGGGCCTGACCCTGCTCTACCATCAGTCCACAGGCCGCCCCCTGCTCGAGCCCGAGCAGGCCCAGTCGGTGATCGACTCCCTCCACCCCTGGCGCAGCGCCACCCTCGCCTGGGCAGCCCTCACCGGGGCGCTGCTGTGGGCGGCCAGCCTGGCCTCTGGCTGGCTGGAGAACTTCTTCGTCTACCGCCGCCTCCCCGAAGCCCTGGCCCACCACCGGGGCCTCCAGCGGCTGCTGGGGGATGCAGGCGCCCATGGCCTCGCGGGCTTCATGCTGCGCCACGTGGGGGGCATTGGAGGGGCCCTCACACTGGGGGTGTTGCTGGCCGTGGTGCCCAAGGTGGGCTCTTTCTTCGGCCTGCCCCTGGAGGTGCGCCACGTCACCCTGTCCCTGGGCTCCCTGGCGCTGGCCGGAGGGGCCCTGGGCGCCCAGGCCGTGCTGACCTGGGGCTTTTTCGCCGCCCTGCTGGGCACCCTGGGCATCGCGGTGCTCAACATCGGCGTCTCCTTTGCCCTGGCCTTGACGGTGGCCCTGAGGGCGAGGGACATCACCTCCCAGGAGAGCTGGCGGCTGCTCCGCTGGGTAGGGCTGCGCCTGATGAAGGAGCCCCGCTCCTTCCTCCTGCCCCCCCCTGTGCCGCCTGCCCCCGCCGCCCCTGAGCAACCCGTCCCCGCGCCTGCCCAGACCGAGGGCTGA
- a CDS encoding efflux RND transporter permease subunit, producing the protein MSASPHPPNRFALAYAGLMVRRPGIILIVILTLLAASVWATLKLTINSNQLDLISQDLDEVKDVKRIIDMVGGSGHFMLALRSSDEATLKRVSDDLAQRILADKEHVRSVSHKLPVEFIQQNMVLFVKTEDLAEGKKRIMAYLKDQLRRNNPFFIELKKTEPVKLDLQDLVDKYSSVGKRSIRDDYNISPDRKMIMMLIKPMWDTNEIGQTKAYVDKLNRDLAQYSASNAAGVKLVEDYDLMGDAKTVAYGYTGSYKTSLDDSYAIDESLTPVAFIAFVSILLITIVFFRKWAPTLIVVSGMVIGTLITLGFTYATVGELNMITSILGGILMGFGIDYGIHFVFRTRLELGAGKPYDVAIRDAIINAGRPALVAAVVTSGSFFVLMVSEFRGFSQFGFLAGCGTLILGFTLFAWSPALLSLAGRLNPALPAKLIGTMKPPAASGATGKEIRLPRPGLMLGISSVVVALVCAAAVPWTQAEPPSGKELGFFERLQYGVRFNYNTRALMPAGQPSVRLQDEINERFQISSDPIAVYTKTLEETKEVYDELTLNRQKYPSIDQVVSVFTFVPPPETAKANAQILEEWQEELKDIDVESLPPEMQEKAGIFMKMLEARPFDVAGVPELYAQQFRHLPTSKVENHGFLTFIYPGVDLWDGKLMLQFADETSVIHTASGKAFRASGSAQLYARLARIVLADGRLTVLLATLWILVMHFADFRSVPLALASVIPLTVGLAMMLGFMSLFDLRLNFMNVIILPILLGFGVSHGLYLLHRFLEGTSPVVALRSVGAAVASSTLTAVAGFGALLAASHNGLRSMGLVACIGLITTLLVSFTVLAAVMQLLHDRRTRKAGGQTPGDSLPPGSAKDETRAA; encoded by the coding sequence ATGAGTGCCTCACCCCATCCGCCCAACCGCTTCGCCCTGGCCTACGCAGGACTGATGGTCCGCCGTCCGGGCATCATCCTGATTGTCATCCTCACGCTGCTCGCGGCCTCCGTCTGGGCCACGCTGAAGCTGACCATCAACTCCAACCAGCTCGACCTCATCTCCCAGGACCTGGACGAGGTGAAGGACGTCAAGCGCATCATCGACATGGTGGGCGGCAGTGGCCACTTCATGCTGGCGCTGCGCTCTTCGGACGAGGCCACGCTCAAGCGCGTCTCGGATGACCTGGCGCAGAGGATCCTCGCGGACAAGGAGCACGTCCGCTCCGTCAGCCACAAGCTGCCCGTCGAGTTCATTCAGCAGAACATGGTCCTCTTCGTGAAGACGGAGGACCTGGCCGAGGGCAAGAAGCGCATCATGGCCTACCTGAAGGACCAGTTGCGCCGCAACAACCCCTTCTTCATCGAGCTGAAGAAGACCGAGCCGGTGAAGCTGGATCTCCAGGACCTGGTCGACAAGTACTCCAGCGTCGGCAAGCGGAGCATCCGCGACGACTACAACATCTCGCCCGATCGCAAGATGATCATGATGCTCATCAAGCCGATGTGGGACACCAACGAGATCGGCCAGACGAAGGCCTACGTCGACAAGCTGAACCGCGACCTGGCGCAGTACTCGGCCTCGAACGCCGCGGGCGTGAAGCTCGTGGAGGACTACGACTTGATGGGCGACGCGAAGACGGTCGCCTATGGCTACACCGGCTCCTACAAGACGTCGCTGGATGACTCGTACGCCATCGACGAGTCGCTGACGCCTGTCGCCTTCATCGCCTTCGTGTCCATCCTGCTCATCACCATCGTGTTCTTCCGCAAGTGGGCCCCCACGCTCATCGTGGTGAGCGGCATGGTGATTGGCACGCTCATCACCCTGGGCTTTACCTACGCGACGGTGGGCGAGCTCAACATGATCACCAGCATCCTCGGTGGCATCCTGATGGGCTTCGGCATCGACTACGGCATCCACTTCGTGTTCCGCACGCGGCTGGAGCTGGGCGCGGGCAAGCCGTACGACGTGGCCATCCGGGATGCCATCATCAACGCCGGCCGACCCGCGCTGGTGGCCGCGGTGGTGACCTCCGGCTCCTTCTTCGTGCTGATGGTGAGCGAGTTCCGGGGCTTCAGCCAGTTCGGCTTCCTGGCCGGCTGCGGCACGCTCATCCTGGGCTTCACCCTGTTCGCATGGAGCCCGGCGCTGCTCTCGCTCGCGGGCCGCCTCAACCCCGCCCTGCCCGCGAAGCTCATCGGCACCATGAAGCCCCCGGCGGCAAGCGGTGCCACGGGCAAGGAGATCCGCCTTCCACGCCCCGGCCTGATGCTGGGCATCAGCTCCGTCGTGGTCGCCCTGGTGTGCGCCGCCGCCGTGCCCTGGACCCAGGCAGAGCCTCCCTCCGGCAAGGAGCTCGGCTTCTTCGAGCGTCTCCAGTACGGCGTGCGCTTCAACTACAACACCCGCGCGCTCATGCCCGCGGGGCAGCCCTCGGTCCGCCTCCAGGATGAAATCAACGAGCGGTTCCAGATCTCCAGCGATCCCATCGCCGTCTACACGAAGACGCTGGAGGAGACGAAGGAGGTCTACGACGAGCTGACGCTGAACCGTCAGAAGTACCCCTCCATCGATCAGGTGGTGAGTGTCTTCACCTTCGTGCCTCCCCCGGAGACGGCCAAGGCCAACGCCCAGATTCTCGAGGAGTGGCAAGAGGAGCTGAAGGACATCGACGTGGAGTCGCTGCCGCCGGAGATGCAGGAGAAGGCAGGCATCTTCATGAAGATGCTGGAGGCGCGGCCTTTCGATGTGGCGGGCGTGCCAGAGCTCTATGCCCAGCAGTTCCGCCACCTGCCCACCTCGAAGGTGGAGAACCACGGATTCCTGACGTTCATCTACCCAGGCGTGGACCTGTGGGATGGCAAGCTCATGCTCCAGTTCGCCGACGAGACGAGCGTCATTCACACCGCCTCCGGCAAGGCGTTCCGCGCCTCGGGCTCCGCGCAGCTCTACGCGCGGCTGGCGCGCATCGTGCTGGCGGATGGCCGGTTGACGGTGCTCCTGGCCACGCTGTGGATCCTCGTGATGCACTTCGCCGACTTCCGCAGCGTGCCCCTGGCGCTCGCCTCCGTCATTCCCCTCACGGTGGGACTGGCGATGATGCTGGGGTTCATGTCGCTCTTTGATCTGCGGCTGAACTTCATGAACGTCATCATCCTGCCCATCCTCCTGGGCTTCGGGGTGAGCCACGGCCTGTACCTGCTCCACCGCTTCCTGGAAGGCACTTCCCCGGTGGTAGCGCTGCGCAGCGTGGGCGCCGCGGTGGCCTCCTCCACGCTGACGGCGGTGGCGGGCTTCGGGGCCCTGCTGGCGGCCAGCCACAACGGCCTGCGGTCCATGGGACTGGTGGCGTGCATTGGCCTCATCACCACGCTGCTGGTGTCCTTCACGGTGCTCGCCGCCGTGATGCAACTGCTGCATGACCGGCGTACGCGCAAGGCAGGAGGACAGACTCCGGGGGACTCCCTGCCTCCAGGGTCTGCCAAGGATGAGACCCGGGCGGCCTGA
- a CDS encoding MXAN_6521/LA_1396 family lipoprotein: MTTKRIALTLGLGLLAGCSAVKKSTIRPDYEQVDKLRVKRLAVVTQPLPDGQQAVGDLWSLIARQYVNQNRDFLVKEHAATPGPLDDAGIQALCVNGIEGVLWLHPQVKRTQSGAEAAVQARLVRCGDGEDVWSAEAGGSWESQDPKFRERTEQYVSQFGPSVEPYVVPSYKLLMATLNTLPNPQLTEQDIDEKIELGE; encoded by the coding sequence ATGACGACGAAGCGAATCGCGCTCACGCTGGGGCTGGGCCTGCTGGCGGGCTGCTCCGCGGTGAAGAAGAGCACCATCCGTCCGGACTATGAGCAGGTGGACAAGCTGCGCGTGAAGCGGCTGGCGGTGGTGACGCAGCCGCTGCCGGATGGCCAGCAAGCGGTGGGTGATTTGTGGAGCCTCATCGCCCGCCAATACGTCAACCAGAACCGTGACTTCCTGGTGAAGGAGCACGCCGCCACGCCCGGCCCACTGGATGACGCGGGCATCCAGGCCCTGTGCGTCAACGGCATCGAGGGCGTGCTCTGGTTGCACCCACAGGTGAAACGCACCCAGAGCGGGGCGGAGGCGGCCGTCCAGGCCCGGCTGGTGCGCTGCGGCGACGGCGAGGATGTCTGGAGCGCCGAGGCCGGCGGCAGCTGGGAGTCCCAGGATCCGAAGTTCCGCGAGCGCACCGAGCAGTACGTCTCGCAGTTCGGGCCCAGCGTGGAGCCCTACGTCGTTCCCTCCTACAAGCTGCTCATGGCCACGCTCAACACGCTGCCCAACCCCCAGCTCACCGAGCAGGACATCGACGAGAAGATCGAGCTGGGAGAGTAG
- a CDS encoding MgtC/SapB family protein: protein MEEHTVVLRLGLSVLLGGLLGLEREMSGQSAGLRTHLLVSLGACLFTLSSIAATHSLPEFPSNADADITRIASQVVVGIGFLGGGAILRHGDSIKGLTTAANLWLTASVGMATGMGFFLGALITVALALLALAGLRPLERSLRHRRQRTRRPGVDDDGEESPRTPPE from the coding sequence ATGGAAGAGCACACCGTCGTGCTGCGGCTCGGGCTGTCGGTGCTGCTCGGGGGGCTGCTGGGCCTGGAGCGGGAGATGAGCGGTCAAAGCGCGGGCCTCCGGACGCACCTCCTCGTGAGTCTGGGCGCCTGTCTCTTCACCCTCTCCAGCATCGCCGCGACACACTCACTGCCGGAGTTTCCTTCGAACGCGGATGCGGACATCACCCGCATCGCCAGCCAGGTGGTGGTGGGCATCGGCTTCCTGGGAGGAGGCGCCATCCTGCGCCATGGAGACTCCATCAAAGGGCTCACCACCGCCGCCAATCTCTGGCTCACCGCCTCGGTGGGCATGGCCACAGGGATGGGCTTCTTCCTGGGCGCGCTCATCACCGTGGCGTTGGCCCTGCTCGCGCTCGCGGGCCTGCGCCCGCTGGAGCGCTCCCTGCGGCACCGCCGTCAGCGCACGCGCCGGCCCGGAGTGGACGACGACGGCGAAGAATCTCCTCGAACGCCCCCGGAGTGA
- a CDS encoding ABC transporter ATP-binding protein, with translation MIEAKELTKNYPSSTAVRGVSLHVRPGEVVGVVGPHGAGKTTLLRMLAGLLAPSSGEANVAGVSTATQPFRIKSRVGFVSGDVPLPPHPTPRELLIQQGQLQGLTEEVLERRMEDLINTFEMERFAALPCATLTAEQRQRTNLACAFMKDPAVLILDEPTLSLDMLSARFLHITIRAAREAGLSVLLSTSALGDAESLCDRVVLLHRGTVLDQGTIPEVCGHIGVRSLSDAFLWHLPQLSA, from the coding sequence ATGATCGAGGCCAAGGAGCTGACCAAGAACTACCCGTCGTCCACCGCGGTTCGTGGAGTGAGCCTCCACGTCCGTCCCGGTGAAGTGGTGGGTGTGGTGGGCCCCCATGGGGCGGGAAAGACCACGCTTCTGCGGATGCTGGCCGGGCTGCTGGCCCCTTCTTCGGGAGAGGCCAACGTGGCGGGCGTGAGCACCGCGACGCAGCCCTTCCGCATCAAGAGCCGGGTGGGCTTCGTCTCCGGAGACGTGCCCCTGCCGCCCCACCCCACGCCGCGCGAGTTGCTCATCCAGCAGGGCCAGCTCCAAGGCCTGACCGAGGAGGTGCTGGAGCGCCGCATGGAGGATCTGATCAACACCTTCGAGATGGAACGCTTCGCGGCGCTCCCCTGCGCGACCCTGACGGCCGAGCAGCGGCAGCGGACCAACCTGGCCTGCGCCTTCATGAAGGATCCGGCGGTGCTCATCCTGGATGAGCCCACGCTCTCGCTGGACATGCTCAGCGCCCGCTTCCTGCACATCACCATCCGCGCGGCACGAGAGGCAGGCCTGTCCGTGCTGCTCTCCACGAGCGCGCTGGGGGACGCCGAGTCGCTGTGTGACCGGGTGGTCCTGCTCCACCGGGGCACGGTGCTGGACCAGGGCACCATCCCCGAGGTGTGCGGCCACATCGGGGTGCGCTCCCTCTCGGACGCCTTCCTCTGGCACCTGCCCCAACTGTCCGCCTGA
- a CDS encoding transporter — protein MWKPCLALAAATLLLMPVPAAACATCACGDPTLTSMGTEQPFAGRLRLATTMRAWGLTSGATQDTAVSLRELRMDVSAAYVPLPWLTLAVAMPLQTRTVREVSLAQEQGWGFGDLEVSARATLFRDRGFAANHLLSVLAGAELPTARTLKDGQGRPLSLDAQLGSGSVDPFAGLAYTGFQDEWSFLASVTGYLPTRGREDFRGGASLRTTLAAQYQPQARWALRLAADTRLEGTSDTLGVPEPEGSGFIGFLSPDVLFSPTQDMVLQAGVRVPVLNLLSGYVRQAPIFQAALVYDL, from the coding sequence ATGTGGAAGCCCTGCCTCGCCCTTGCCGCCGCCACGCTCCTGCTGATGCCCGTGCCAGCGGCGGCTTGCGCCACGTGCGCCTGTGGCGATCCGACCCTCACCTCCATGGGCACGGAGCAGCCCTTCGCCGGGCGGCTGCGGCTGGCCACCACGATGAGGGCCTGGGGGCTCACCTCCGGCGCCACGCAGGACACCGCCGTGTCCCTGCGGGAGCTGCGCATGGATGTGTCGGCGGCCTACGTGCCCCTGCCCTGGCTCACCCTGGCGGTGGCGATGCCGCTCCAGACCCGGACGGTGCGAGAGGTCAGCCTGGCGCAAGAGCAGGGCTGGGGATTCGGGGACCTGGAGGTCAGCGCCCGGGCCACCCTCTTCCGCGACCGGGGCTTTGCCGCCAACCACCTCCTGAGCGTCCTGGCGGGTGCCGAGCTGCCCACCGCCCGGACATTAAAGGATGGGCAGGGCCGCCCCCTGTCGCTGGATGCCCAACTCGGCAGCGGCTCCGTGGACCCCTTCGCGGGGCTGGCCTACACGGGCTTCCAGGACGAGTGGTCCTTCCTCGCCAGCGTGACAGGCTACCTGCCCACCCGGGGACGCGAGGACTTCCGCGGCGGCGCCTCGCTGCGCACCACGCTGGCCGCCCAGTACCAGCCCCAGGCCCGGTGGGCCCTGCGCCTGGCGGCGGACACGCGCCTGGAAGGCACCAGCGACACCCTCGGCGTGCCCGAGCCCGAGGGCAGCGGCTTCATCGGCTTCCTCTCCCCCGATGTGCTCTTCAGCCCTACCCAGGACATGGTCCTCCAGGCGGGGGTGCGCGTGCCCGTTCTCAACCTCCTCTCGGGTTACGTCCGCCAGGCGCCCATCTTCCAAGCCGCGCTCGTCTATGATCTCTGA
- a CDS encoding TonB-dependent receptor plug domain-containing protein — protein sequence MSGWWSFLIALCALPGVAWSQEPLEADAAEEPVAQTVVTASRSPERLDNTPVATEVITRAEIVATGARDAAELLAAHPGLEVASTFAGSNLRIQGLGSEYALVLVDGERVTGRVNGAIDLTRLSMEDIEQVEIVKGPSSVLYGSDAVAGVVNFITRKARKPLGADLRLSYGSLQWLDLDATAEARREDWGLRVSGGVQRRDAYDLEPLDISTTGSSLSGFNVSARGDLKREGPLELSSTVSYERRVQRGVDLGATGAIFDRASRDDELTVRLSPAWHLSDAVTLRTDGHYTGFKRRYVNDQRQASALDTVEDTRDQLARLGGHLDARLGERHALVAGVELLGEHLASGRLDDKSGERGRISLYAQDSWTVVSQPNLALVPGIRLDVDSQFGPAVTPRLALRVDPLSALTLRASYGWGLRAPSFQELLLDFENPAVGYTVRGNPDLKPERSRSVTVSAEVRPASATLLWLNLFQHSLRDMISYTLQQDPEGMRFVYANLDRASMRGGEVGVRQKLPGSVQLELGYTLTDGRNRETDEPLEGQARHRLTGQVTWRFRPWGLETWVRGALVGSRPFYPDTDGDGVADPYRSKSYVTLDARISKQLPAGLRLFIAGSNLLDEGNTTDLPIPPRLLQAGLSAQF from the coding sequence ATGTCCGGGTGGTGGAGTTTCCTCATCGCGCTGTGCGCTCTGCCGGGGGTGGCCTGGAGCCAGGAGCCCCTTGAGGCCGACGCCGCCGAGGAGCCCGTGGCCCAAACGGTGGTGACGGCCTCTCGCAGCCCGGAGCGGCTGGACAACACGCCGGTGGCCACCGAGGTGATTACCCGGGCGGAGATCGTCGCCACCGGGGCACGGGATGCCGCGGAGCTGCTCGCCGCCCACCCGGGCCTGGAGGTGGCCTCCACGTTCGCGGGCTCGAACCTGCGCATTCAGGGGCTCGGCTCCGAATACGCCCTGGTGCTCGTGGATGGGGAGCGCGTCACCGGCCGGGTGAACGGGGCCATCGACCTGACACGGCTCTCCATGGAGGACATCGAGCAGGTGGAGATCGTCAAGGGCCCCTCCTCGGTGCTCTATGGAAGCGACGCCGTGGCCGGAGTGGTGAACTTCATCACCCGCAAGGCCCGGAAGCCGCTGGGGGCAGACCTCCGCCTCTCCTATGGGAGCCTTCAGTGGCTCGACCTGGACGCCACGGCGGAGGCACGGCGGGAGGACTGGGGGCTGAGGGTGAGCGGCGGTGTCCAGCGCCGGGATGCCTATGATTTGGAGCCCTTGGACATCAGCACCACGGGCAGCAGCCTCTCGGGCTTCAACGTGTCCGCGCGAGGAGACCTGAAGCGCGAGGGTCCGCTGGAGCTGTCGAGCACGGTGTCCTACGAGCGGCGCGTCCAGCGGGGCGTGGACCTGGGGGCCACCGGGGCCATCTTCGATCGCGCCAGCCGGGACGACGAGCTCACCGTGCGGCTGTCCCCCGCGTGGCACCTGAGCGACGCGGTGACGCTGCGCACGGATGGGCACTACACGGGCTTCAAGCGGCGCTATGTGAACGATCAGCGCCAGGCCTCGGCGCTCGACACGGTGGAGGACACGCGCGACCAGCTCGCCCGGCTCGGCGGCCATCTCGACGCGCGCCTGGGAGAGCGACATGCGCTCGTCGCCGGGGTGGAGCTGCTCGGCGAGCACCTCGCCTCGGGCCGTCTGGACGACAAGAGTGGCGAGCGGGGACGCATCTCCCTCTATGCCCAGGACAGCTGGACGGTGGTGTCCCAGCCGAACCTGGCGCTCGTGCCCGGCATACGCCTGGATGTGGATTCCCAGTTCGGCCCGGCCGTGACGCCGCGGCTGGCGCTCCGGGTGGACCCGCTGTCCGCGCTCACGCTCCGGGCCAGCTACGGCTGGGGCCTGCGCGCGCCCAGCTTCCAGGAGCTGCTGCTCGACTTCGAGAACCCCGCCGTTGGCTACACCGTGCGGGGCAACCCGGACCTGAAACCGGAGCGCTCTCGCAGCGTGACCGTGTCCGCGGAAGTCCGGCCCGCCAGCGCCACGCTGCTCTGGCTGAACCTCTTCCAGCATTCGCTGCGGGACATGATCTCCTACACCCTCCAGCAGGATCCCGAGGGGATGCGCTTCGTCTACGCCAACTTGGACCGGGCGAGCATGCGCGGGGGCGAGGTGGGCGTGCGCCAGAAGCTGCCCGGCAGCGTGCAGTTGGAGCTGGGCTACACGCTCACCGACGGACGCAACCGCGAGACGGATGAGCCGCTGGAGGGCCAGGCGCGCCACCGCCTCACGGGCCAGGTGACGTGGCGCTTCCGGCCCTGGGGACTGGAGACGTGGGTGCGCGGTGCGCTCGTGGGCTCGCGTCCGTTCTACCCGGACACCGATGGCGACGGGGTGGCCGACCCCTACCGCTCCAAGTCCTACGTCACGCTGGATGCCCGCATCTCCAAGCAATTGCCCGCGGGCCTGCGCCTCTTCATCGCGGGCTCCAACCTGCTGGATGAGGGCAACACGACGGACCTGCCCATTCCTCCTCGCCTCCTCCAGGCCGGACTCTCGGCCCAGTTCTGA